The nucleotide sequence AGTCGCGCAGTGCCGCAACGGCCACGTCGAGACCTACGTGACGACGGTACCGGAAGCAATCGGCCACGGTCTTCGCGGGCGTCGTGATGCGAACGCGCACGCCCTCGATGATCCGCATCTCCTGCCCGTGCTCACGAGCGGGCCCCTTGGCCTTCACGAGCTCAACGGCGGGAGTGTCGAGCGAAGGCTTCCGGGCGCGCGTGTCGATCATGAGCCACACGGCGTGAGGCGCTTCGGTCGTGAGCCCGTGAACCTGAAGCGCTGAGAGCAGGCAGATGGTTCCGTGAGGCACCCGCGCTGCGACCTCGGCGAGGCTATGGTGCTCGGTGGTTGCTGCGCTTGCGAGGCGGTAGAGCCCCCGGCCCGCCTGCTCGAGCACCCCCTTGTCGACCAGCCGCGCAAGGTAGGCGCGCGGAATGTCAGCCGCGTCCAGGTCCCTCGCGCGAAGAGGGCCCTTCTCGGCAAGACGCAGGAGCTTCGAGATTTTGGAGGTGCTGGTGGACATGTTACACAACGTTGTGTTTTACACATTTCGCACAACGTTACGTATCAGTCAAAGCGCGCGCCCTGACGATGCGCGCAATCTGGTGGAGCTCCTGCAGCGTCACCTCCTCATTCTTCGACATCGGCACGACGGGCAAGCCACGAGTCCCCCTCGGCGCCGCGGGCAGCGACGCCGCGATGAAGACTCAAGCGAGCTACGCTGGCTGGGACGTCACGACGGTCTGGCAAATGGGCGGACGCGGCTACCGCGTACTGCGCTGAGGCCACCCTATCGAGGTCAAAAGCCTCTTCCGCCCCCTCGGCCCCCCTCGTCACCCCACGGGCGGCGCCTCGCGACCGAGCGAGCTGGTCATTGACTCGGGATAGCGGAGGCCAGCGGCGCAGCCGATCGGGAACGCGGCGTCGAGCGAGGCCATGTCGGCTTCGTTGAGCGTGACGCGGAGTGCCTCGAGGTTGCGCTCGACGTTCTCCGGGCGTCCCATTCCTACGAGCGGAACGAGATCGTCACCCTTGCGCAGGATCCAAGCGAGCGCGACGGACGAGACCGCGACGCCCTTCTTCGCGGCCATCTCTTCGAGGGGCTGCAGGCGTGCGACGTTCGCCGCGAGGTTCGCGCCCTGGAACCGCGGAACCTGACTGCGCCAATCGTCGGGCTGCAGATCCGCGGGCGTGCGGATCTTGCCGGTGAGAAGGCCGCGGTGGAGCGGCGAATACGCGACGAAGGTGATGCCGAGGGAGCGCGTGACGGGAAGGAGATCGAGCTCCGGATCGCGCTGCAAGAGCGAGTATTCGGTCTGGAGCGCGGCGATCGGGTGGGTCGCGTGCGCGCGGCGGATGGTCATGGGTCCCGCCTCCGAGAGGCCGATGGCACGGACCTTCCCCGCCTTCACCATCTCCGCCATGGCGCCGACCGACTCCTCGATGGGCACGTCGGGATCCACGCGGTGCAGGTAGTAGAGGTCGATGTGGTCGAGCCCGAGGTGCTTCAAGCTGCGGTCGACGGCCTCGCGCAAGTACGCGGGGCTTCCCTTGCTGGCCTTCGTGGCGACGACGGCCCGGTCGCGTCGATCGCGGACGGCACGGCCGACGAGTCCCTCGCTCTTTCCGTTGCCGTAGACTTCCGCGGTGTCGATGAGCGTGATGCCTGCGTCGAGCGCGCGGTGGATGGCGAGGACGCCTGCCTCGTCGTCGCGGGTGTCGTACCAGCCGGCGAACGCCATGGCGCCGAGCCCGATCGCGCCAACGCGCACCTCACCCTGGCCCAGCTTGCGAGTGTCGATCATCGTGCCTCCAATGCGCCATCGACCGTACACACCGGGCGAGAGCGAGGCTACTGCTTCTACGATGGGTGAGCGCGCGTGCACCGGAAGGCAGAACCGCATCGTGCAAGGTGTCGTCGTGCGCGAATCGCTTCAATTTCGCATCGGCACCTCGAACGGTGAGTACGTGATCGTGCAACCCGGTCGGCGCAAGTTCCCGGACGCAGAGCATGCAGACGACGTCGTCGGCCTCCAACCACCGGCCTCGCCATGATCCTCTTCCGCCCTGTCGGTCTCGAAGAACTCTTCCTCATCTACGAGTCGCGCATGCGAGCGTTCCCGCCTCGCCTGCCGGACCAACCCATCTTCTACCCGGTCACGACCGAGGCCTACGCACGGCAGATCGCGAAGGACTGGAACACCAAGAGCGGAACCTTGGCCGGCTTTGTGACCCGCTTTTCCGTCGACGACGCGTACGCCTCGAAGTTCTCGCGTCGCGTCGTGGGGAGCCGGGACCACGAAGAG is from Myxococcales bacterium and encodes:
- a CDS encoding type IV toxin-antitoxin system AbiEi family antitoxin domain-containing protein, which gives rise to MSTSTSKISKLLRLAEKGPLRARDLDAADIPRAYLARLVDKGVLEQAGRGLYRLASAATTEHHSLAEVAARVPHGTICLLSALQVHGLTTEAPHAVWLMIDTRARKPSLDTPAVELVKAKGPAREHGQEMRIIEGVRVRITTPAKTVADCFRYRRHVGLDVAVAALRDYVARCRQRGAAKRDYSLDALLEASKADRVAKVMRPYVEALA
- a CDS encoding aldo/keto reductase encodes the protein MDTRKLGQGEVRVGAIGLGAMAFAGWYDTRDDEAGVLAIHRALDAGITLIDTAEVYGNGKSEGLVGRAVRDRRDRAVVATKASKGSPAYLREAVDRSLKHLGLDHIDLYYLHRVDPDVPIEESVGAMAEMVKAGKVRAIGLSEAGPMTIRRAHATHPIAALQTEYSLLQRDPELDLLPVTRSLGITFVAYSPLHRGLLTGKIRTPADLQPDDWRSQVPRFQGANLAANVARLQPLEEMAAKKGVAVSSVALAWILRKGDDLVPLVGMGRPENVERNLEALRVTLNEADMASLDAAFPIGCAAGLRYPESMTSSLGREAPPVG